The Lactuca sativa cultivar Salinas chromosome 2, Lsat_Salinas_v11, whole genome shotgun sequence genome includes a window with the following:
- the LOC122196610 gene encoding secreted RxLR effector protein 161-like, producing the protein MEHKLKLTKEGEGELVNPTEYRSIVGGLRYLTHTRPDITFAVGVVSRFMEKPTEQHLQVVKSILRYVKGTLDHGLSYRRKEGEVKITGYSDSDLANDVVDRKSTGGMAFYVNESLVTWASQKQKVVALSSCEAEFIAATMSACQGIWLRRLVTELTKQRVPPVTLFVDNQSALNLMRNPVFHGRSKHIDIRYHFIRDCVESGEITVSYVCSNKQKADVLTKAMAKTKHGEM; encoded by the coding sequence ATGGAACATAAGCTGAAGCTGACAAAAGAAGGAGAAGGAGAGCTCGTAAATCCCACAGAATACCGAAGTATTGTTGGTGGTTTAAGGTACTTAACGCATACTCGTCCGGATATTACTTTTGCAGTGGGGGTGGTAAGTAGATTCATGGAGAAACCCACAGAACAACACTTACAGGTGGTTAAAAGCATTTTGAGGTATGTAAAAGGGACACTTGATCATGGGTTAAGTTACAGAAGGAAAGAAGGTGAAGTCAAAATTACAGGATACTCAGACAGTGATTTAGCAAATGATGTGGTGGACAGGAAAAGCACAGGTGGAATGGCCTTTTATGTGAATGAAAGCTTGGTTACATGGGCATCCCAGAAACAGAAGGTAGTTGCACTATCATCTTGTGAAGCAGAATTCATAGCTGCAACAATGTCAGCATGCCAAGGGATTTGGTTAAGGAGACTTGTGACAGAATTAACAAAGCAGAGAGTGCCACCTGTCACTCTGTTTGTGGATAATCAGTCAGCGTTGAACTTGATGAGGAACCCAGTATTTCATGGTCGCAGCAAACATATAGACATCCGTTACCATTTCATCAGAGACTGTGTTGAAAGTGGGGAGATCACAGTTAGCTATGTGTGCAGCAACAAGCAAAAGGCTGATGTATTGACTAAGGCAATGGCAAAGACAAAGCATGGAGAAATGTAG